A single window of Liolophura sinensis isolate JHLJ2023 chromosome 6, CUHK_Ljap_v2, whole genome shotgun sequence DNA harbors:
- the LOC135468667 gene encoding splicing factor 3A subunit 2-like produces the protein MDFQHRAGGKTGSGGVASASESNRDRRERLRQLALETIDLNKDPYFMKNHLGSYECKLCLTLHNNEGSYLAHTQGKKHQANLARRAAKEAKEAPAQPAPEKPRVDIKKFVKIGRPGYKVTKQRDEESSQQSLLFQIDYPEIVEGITPRHRFMSAYEQKVEPPDKKWQYLLFAAEPYETIAFKVPSREVDKDSKKLWSVWNRDTKQFFLQFAFKYDPKALQSSLPQPPPPPIHTPGAPNFGPTPPRPGMPPPPRQGMPPPPRMPPPPPVPPMLAGGPPPMRPPPPMPPPGGPPPAPPSHIPTPGPPPPSAPPPPPVPPPVPPPTSTGPPMAPPPPPPPSS, from the exons ATGGATTTCCAGCATCGAGCTGGAGGGAAAACTGGGTCAGGAGGTGTGGCCTCCGCCTCCGAGTCCAATCGTGACCGCCGGGAGAGGCTGAGACAGCTGGCTCTGGAGACTATTGATTTAAATAAG GACccatattttatgaaaaatcaCTTGGGATCTTATGAGTGCAAACTTTGTCTTACGCTACACAACAACGAG GGCAGTTATTTAGCTCACACTCAAGGGAAAAAGCATCAGGCAAATTT AGCTCGACGTGCAGCCAAGGAGGCTAAGGAAGCCCCAGCTCAGCCTGCTCCAGAAAAGCCCAGAGTTGACATcaagaaatttgtgaaaatcGGTCGCCCTGGTTACAAAGTAACCAAGCAGAGAGATGAGGAATCCTCACAGCAGAGTCTTCTTTTCCAG ATTGACTACCCTGAGATAGTGGAAGGGATCACCCCCAGACACAGGTTCATGTCTGCCTATGAACAGAAAGTGGAACCCCCAGACAAAAAGTGGCAGTATTTGCTGTTTGCAGCAGAACCATATGAGACCATTGCATTTAAG GTGCCAAGTCGAGAAGTGGACAAAGACTCTAAAAAGTTATGGTCAGTTTGGAACAGGGACACAAAGCAG TTCTTCCTGCAGTTTGCCTTCAAGTATGACCCAAAAGCTCTTCAGAGTTCTCTTCCCCAGCCTCCACCCCCTCCCATACATACTCCAGGAGCCCCTAACTTTGGCCCAACCCCTCCTCGCCCAGGCATGCCTCCTCCACCCAGACAGGGTATGCCACCCCCTCCACGCATGCCACCCCCTCCACCTGTACCCCCGATGTTGGCAGGAGGTCCACCCCCGATGAGACCGCCTCCACCCATGCCTCCTCCTGGTGGCCCCCCTCCAGCTCCTCCCTCCCACATCCCAACCCCTGGCCCTCCACCACCATCtgcaccccctcccccacctgtACCGCCACCGGTACCACCTCCAACATCAACGGGCCCGCCCATGGCTCCACCCCCTCCACCACCCCCATCATCATAG